In a genomic window of Cytobacillus sp. FSL H8-0458:
- the rpoB gene encoding DNA-directed RNA polymerase subunit beta produces MTGQLVQYGRHRQRRSYARISEVLELPNLIEIQTSSYQWFLDEGLREMFHDISPIEDFTGNLSLEFIDYSLGEPKYSVEESKERDVTYSAPLRVKVRLVNKETGEVKDQDVFMGDFPLMTETGTFVINGAERVIVSQLVRSPSVYFSGKLDKNGKKGYTATVIPNRGAWLEYETDAKDVVYVRIDRTRKLPVTVLLRALGFGSDQEIIDLIGDNEYIRNTLEKDNTESTEKALLEIYERLRPGEPPTVENAKSLLVSRFFDPKRYDLANVGRYKINKKLHIKNRLFGQKLAETLVDPETGEIIAEKGVTLDRRTLDRILPNLEKDIGFKTVSLLGGVVDDEVLLQSIKIYAPNEDGEKVINVIGNAYVEEAVKNISPSDIIASISYFFNLLHSVGDTDDIDHLGNRRLRSVGELLQNQFRIGLSRMERVVRERMSIQDTNTITPQQLINIRPVIASIKEFFGSSQLSQFMDQTNPLAELTHKRRLSALGPGGLTRERAGFEVRDVHYSHYGRMCPIETPEGPNIGLINSLSSFAKVNRFGFIETPYRRIDPETGKVTSRIDYLTADEEDNYVVAQANALLGDDGSFLDEEVVARFKGENTVVKRDRVDYMDVSPKQVVSAATACIPFLENDDSNRALMGANMQRQAVPLMQPEAPRVGTGMEYVSGKDSGAAVICKHEGIVEHVEAREVWVRRIQNVDGQEVKGDLDKYRMLKFIRSNQGTCYNQRPIVAVGNRVTKGEILADGPSMELGELALGRNVLVAFMTWDGYNYEDAIIMSERLVKDDVYTSIHIEEYESESRDTKLGPEEITRDIPNVGEDALRNLDERGIIRTGAEVKDGDLLVGKVTPKGVTELTAEERLLHAIFGEKAREVRDTSLRVPHGGGGIVLDVKVFNREDGDELPPGVNQLVRVYIVQKRKISEGDKMAGRHGNKGVISRILPEEDMPYLPDGTPVDIMLNPLGVPSRMNIGQVLELHLGMAARALGIHVASPVFDGAREEDVWSTIEEAGMARDAKTVLYDGRSGEPFDNRVSVGVMYMIKLAHMVDDKLHARSTGPYSLVTQQPLGGKAQFGGQRFGEMEVWALEAYGAAYTLQEILTVKSDDVVGRVKTYESIVKGENVPEPGVPESFKVLIKELQSLGMDVKILSGDEEEIEMRDLEDEDEVQQAESLTIAPETQNEEQVVTKE; encoded by the coding sequence TTGACAGGTCAACTAGTTCAGTATGGACGACACCGCCAACGTAGAAGTTACGCACGAATCAGTGAAGTTTTAGAATTACCAAATCTAATCGAAATCCAAACCTCTTCTTATCAATGGTTTCTTGATGAGGGTTTACGAGAAATGTTCCATGATATTTCTCCGATTGAAGACTTTACTGGTAATTTGTCGCTTGAATTTATTGATTACAGCCTTGGCGAACCAAAATATTCCGTTGAGGAATCGAAAGAACGAGATGTTACATATTCTGCACCTTTACGTGTGAAAGTGCGTCTTGTAAACAAAGAAACAGGCGAAGTTAAAGACCAGGATGTCTTTATGGGTGACTTCCCGCTTATGACAGAGACAGGTACGTTCGTTATTAATGGAGCGGAACGTGTCATTGTATCCCAGTTAGTGCGTTCTCCGAGCGTATACTTCAGTGGAAAGCTTGATAAAAACGGGAAAAAAGGCTATACAGCAACCGTAATCCCGAACCGCGGCGCATGGCTTGAGTATGAAACAGATGCCAAAGACGTCGTATACGTCAGAATAGATCGTACTCGGAAACTGCCCGTTACGGTTCTTTTGCGTGCACTTGGGTTCGGCTCTGATCAAGAGATCATCGATTTGATTGGAGACAACGAGTACATTCGCAACACGCTTGAAAAAGACAATACGGAAAGCACAGAGAAAGCGCTCCTTGAAATTTATGAGCGTCTTCGTCCGGGCGAGCCGCCAACGGTCGAAAATGCGAAAAGCTTGCTTGTCTCAAGATTCTTTGATCCAAAGCGTTATGACCTTGCGAATGTTGGACGCTATAAGATCAATAAGAAGCTTCATATTAAAAACCGCCTGTTTGGCCAAAAACTGGCTGAAACGCTTGTGGATCCAGAAACTGGCGAAATCATTGCGGAAAAAGGCGTTACACTTGACCGCCGTACATTAGACCGCATTCTTCCTAACCTTGAGAAGGATATCGGATTCAAAACAGTAAGCCTGTTAGGCGGAGTAGTAGATGATGAAGTATTGCTTCAGTCTATTAAGATTTACGCGCCTAATGAAGATGGCGAAAAGGTCATCAATGTTATCGGCAATGCCTATGTGGAAGAAGCAGTGAAAAACATTTCACCTTCTGACATCATTGCATCGATCAGCTATTTCTTTAACCTTCTGCATTCTGTAGGAGATACAGATGATATTGACCATCTTGGAAACAGACGTCTTCGTTCAGTCGGAGAACTATTGCAGAACCAGTTCCGCATCGGTTTATCCCGTATGGAGCGTGTGGTCCGCGAGAGAATGTCCATCCAGGATACAAATACGATTACACCTCAGCAGCTGATTAATATCCGTCCTGTTATTGCGTCAATTAAAGAGTTCTTTGGAAGCTCTCAGTTGTCCCAGTTCATGGACCAGACAAATCCGCTTGCTGAACTTACACACAAGCGCCGTCTTTCAGCGTTAGGGCCGGGTGGTCTGACACGTGAACGTGCCGGCTTCGAGGTCCGTGACGTTCACTACTCTCACTATGGCCGTATGTGTCCGATTGAAACGCCGGAGGGACCAAACATCGGTCTGATTAACTCCTTATCTTCATTTGCGAAGGTAAACCGCTTCGGCTTTATCGAAACACCATACCGCCGAATCGACCCTGAGACCGGAAAAGTTACATCCCGCATCGACTATCTGACAGCCGATGAAGAGGATAACTATGTAGTGGCCCAGGCGAATGCACTTCTTGGTGATGATGGTTCATTCCTTGACGAAGAAGTAGTTGCCCGTTTCAAAGGTGAGAATACAGTTGTTAAACGTGACCGTGTTGACTACATGGATGTATCGCCGAAACAGGTAGTATCTGCTGCGACAGCATGTATTCCATTCCTTGAAAACGATGACTCCAACCGTGCCCTGATGGGAGCGAACATGCAGCGTCAGGCTGTGCCATTGATGCAGCCGGAAGCGCCAAGAGTCGGAACTGGTATGGAATATGTTTCAGGTAAAGACTCAGGTGCTGCAGTCATCTGTAAGCATGAGGGAATTGTTGAGCATGTAGAAGCCCGCGAAGTTTGGGTTCGCCGTATTCAAAATGTAGATGGCCAGGAAGTTAAAGGCGATCTTGATAAATACAGAATGCTTAAATTCATCCGTTCCAACCAGGGAACCTGCTACAACCAGCGTCCTATCGTCGCTGTTGGCAACCGTGTAACAAAGGGAGAAATCCTTGCTGACGGTCCTTCCATGGAACTTGGTGAATTAGCTCTTGGACGCAACGTTCTTGTAGCGTTCATGACATGGGATGGCTATAACTACGAGGATGCGATCATCATGAGTGAGCGCCTTGTAAAAGATGATGTTTATACATCCATCCATATTGAAGAATATGAATCAGAATCACGCGATACAAAGCTTGGACCTGAAGAGATCACAAGAGATATCCCTAACGTTGGGGAAGATGCACTGCGCAACCTGGACGAACGCGGAATTATTCGCACAGGTGCGGAAGTAAAAGATGGCGATCTTCTTGTTGGTAAAGTAACTCCTAAAGGGGTAACGGAACTGACGGCTGAAGAAAGGCTATTGCACGCAATCTTTGGTGAAAAAGCACGTGAAGTCCGTGATACATCCCTTCGTGTGCCACATGGCGGGGGCGGTATTGTACTGGATGTGAAAGTGTTTAACAGGGAAGACGGAGACGAGCTTCCTCCAGGTGTTAACCAGCTTGTACGTGTATATATCGTTCAGAAGCGTAAAATCTCTGAAGGTGACAAGATGGCCGGACGTCACGGTAACAAAGGTGTTATCTCCCGTATTTTACCGGAAGAAGATATGCCTTACCTGCCGGATGGCACACCAGTAGACATCATGTTAAACCCTCTTGGGGTTCCATCGCGTATGAACATCGGACAGGTGCTTGAGCTTCACCTTGGTATGGCTGCCAGAGCTCTTGGCATTCATGTTGCATCTCCTGTATTCGATGGTGCCCGTGAGGAAGATGTATGGTCAACGATCGAAGAAGCAGGCATGGCGCGTGATGCGAAGACTGTCCTTTATGATGGACGTTCAGGCGAGCCATTCGACAACCGTGTATCAGTCGGTGTCATGTATATGATCAAACTGGCGCACATGGTTGACGATAAGCTTCATGCCCGTTCAACAGGACCTTACTCTCTTGTTACGCAGCAGCCATTGGGCGGTAAAGCTCAGTTCGGCGGACAGCGTTTCGGTGAGATGGAGGTTTGGGCACTTGAAGCATATGGTGCTGCTTATACACTTCAGGAAATCTTAACAGTTAAGTCCGATGACGTGGTTGGACGTGTTAAGACTTATGAATCAATCGTCAAAGGCGAGAATGTTCCTGAACCAGGTGTACCGGAATCATTCAAGGTACTGATCAAAGAACTTCAAAGTTTAGGTATGGATGTTAAGATCCTATCCGGCGATGAAGAAGAAATTGAAATGCGCGACTTGGAAGATGAAGATGAAGTTCAGCAGGCTGAATCATTGACAATCGCTCCGGAAACGCAAAACGAAGAGCAAGTAGTTACGAAAGAATAA